Proteins from a single region of Flavobacterium sp. YJ01:
- a CDS encoding NAD(P)H-hydrate dehydratase, with product MKSPYLITKEEILKIYKPINPHAHKGTQGHAVIIAGSYGKIGAAVLASKSCLKSGCGLVTTFMPKCGYQILQISIPEVMTVTDENTNFITNIHLPLISQAIGIGPGIGKELGTQKALFEFLRINKAPLVLDADALNIISENLSWLELVPEDTILTPHPKELERLIGKWNSESEKFQKTIAFSEKYKVIVVMKGAPTFIINRTSVYENTTGNAALATAGSGDTLTGILTSLLAQGYEPKYASKFGVYLHGLTADIALAKTGYESFIASDIIKNLGKAFLSLEK from the coding sequence ATGAAGTCTCCATATTTAATCACAAAAGAAGAAATTCTAAAAATATACAAACCTATAAATCCGCACGCACACAAAGGAACACAAGGTCACGCCGTAATTATCGCTGGAAGTTACGGGAAAATAGGAGCGGCCGTTTTAGCTTCAAAATCCTGTTTAAAATCCGGTTGCGGACTCGTAACGACTTTTATGCCAAAATGCGGTTATCAAATTCTTCAAATTTCCATTCCAGAAGTAATGACCGTTACCGATGAAAATACCAATTTTATCACCAATATTCATTTACCTTTAATTTCGCAAGCAATCGGAATTGGCCCAGGAATCGGAAAAGAACTCGGAACACAAAAAGCCTTATTCGAATTTTTAAGAATTAACAAAGCGCCTTTAGTCCTTGATGCCGATGCTTTAAACATTATTTCAGAAAACTTATCTTGGCTGGAATTAGTTCCCGAAGACACGATTCTAACACCTCATCCAAAAGAACTAGAACGTTTAATCGGCAAATGGAATTCTGAATCAGAAAAATTTCAGAAAACAATTGCATTTTCAGAAAAATACAAAGTTATTGTCGTTATGAAAGGTGCGCCAACATTCATTATAAACAGAACTTCAGTCTACGAAAACACAACAGGAAATGCGGCTTTAGCAACCGCAGGAAGCGGTGACACTTTAACTGGAATCCTCACAAGCCTTCTCGCGCAAGGCTACGAACCAAAATATGCCTCAAAATTCGGAGTTTATCTTCATGGATTAACAGCAGATATTGCTTTAGCCAAAACAGGTTACGAATCTTTTATTGCTTCAGATATTATTAAGAATTTAGGAAAAGCTTTTTTGAGTTTAGA